From Pseudanabaena sp. PCC 6802, one genomic window encodes:
- the psbZ gene encoding photosystem II reaction center protein PsbZ — protein MTIIFQLLLAAFVLFSFVMVIAVPVAYASPSNWNQTKPLLFLGSIVWAVLVIVLGLLNSLVT, from the coding sequence ATGACAATTATATTTCAGCTTTTACTAGCAGCTTTTGTGCTGTTTTCGTTTGTGATGGTGATAGCAGTGCCTGTTGCCTATGCCTCGCCTAGCAACTGGAATCAGACCAAACCCTTACTATTTCTTGGTTCGATCGTTTGGGCAGTTTTGGTGATCGTACTTGGCTTGTTGAATAGCCTGGTTACCTAA
- a CDS encoding transglycosylase domain-containing protein has protein sequence MTKQKPNLLTQLTQVVKNIPAVTKLRSKGLLRTNARVPKLEIRLDNNQKAEVYSLIADRYIIGRSSSKCDIVVSTPLVSQVHAEIVRDSSKARARFVIRDRDSTNGIYRGRQRLKSTPLRHKMKISLGPPELKDAATLRYLDPPPWYIRGLQYTGIGLASLVGLLVAAIAVEFQRVPDVRPLPVTDQGPVEVLAGDGVTSIGPADVEKHTELSKVSEFGPLLPKAAIASEDTSFYWNVGVDPLGVLRAIVTNVRSGQLREGGSTITQQLARLLLGRSYVGTDDSAGRKWREAVAAIKLTLNYSKDDLLTIYLNRVYLGNGVYGFQDASKLYFNKDASQLDLSEAATLAGILPAPNAINPFKNKKLAIEYRDRVLNRMAELGLVKEEEAERARRSLLRLNEEAKSKVQGTVAPYYYSYVFDELQEVLGDNLAKEGNLIVETNLDLNMQKASDAALRRAVADKGKTFDFSQGAIVTLDVSNGTILAMTGGVDFQKSQFNRATQAQRQPGSTFKLFSYAAALDRGISPFTTFSCAPLSGVAGCHNGGSGDIDMYRGFALSENVVAVRVAQAAGLSNVVRTARRFGITTPLQESTNLVLGGYEVTMLEMVGAYGTIANSGVYVHPHAIRRVLDGRDCQNPKDVRTCRVIFDDRRDLQPRRVVETSLANTMTDLMRGTVEYGTGRAAAIPQATVVGKTGTTDASRDLWFIGFLPQRSLLTAVWLGNDEGTTGGSSGLAAEVWGAYMRKVVQ, from the coding sequence ATGACCAAGCAAAAGCCAAATTTACTGACTCAGCTCACCCAAGTGGTGAAAAATATTCCTGCGGTAACAAAGCTACGAAGTAAGGGCTTACTGAGAACAAATGCGAGGGTGCCTAAACTAGAGATCCGGCTCGATAATAACCAAAAAGCTGAGGTTTATAGCTTGATTGCCGATCGCTACATTATCGGTCGTAGCAGCAGTAAGTGCGACATTGTGGTCTCTACTCCTTTGGTAAGCCAGGTTCATGCGGAAATAGTGCGAGATAGCAGCAAAGCTAGGGCTCGCTTTGTAATTCGAGACAGAGATTCCACCAATGGTATTTATCGTGGCAGGCAGCGACTCAAATCAACGCCTCTGCGTCACAAAATGAAGATATCGTTAGGGCCACCCGAACTCAAAGATGCTGCCACACTGCGCTATCTCGATCCGCCACCCTGGTATATCAGGGGCTTACAGTATACGGGTATTGGGCTAGCTAGCTTAGTAGGGCTGCTGGTCGCGGCGATCGCGGTTGAATTCCAGCGCGTTCCAGATGTCAGGCCGCTTCCCGTCACCGATCAAGGGCCAGTAGAAGTATTGGCCGGAGATGGCGTTACCTCAATCGGCCCCGCTGACGTGGAGAAACACACCGAGCTATCGAAAGTCTCGGAGTTTGGCCCGTTGCTACCCAAGGCAGCGATCGCCTCTGAAGATACTTCTTTTTACTGGAATGTGGGGGTCGATCCACTTGGGGTGCTGCGGGCGATCGTCACTAATGTCAGAAGCGGACAGTTGCGCGAGGGTGGCAGCACGATTACGCAACAGCTCGCCCGGTTGTTACTAGGACGCTCTTATGTAGGTACGGATGATTCAGCCGGGCGCAAGTGGCGCGAGGCGGTGGCGGCCATCAAACTTACGCTTAACTACAGTAAGGACGACCTGCTGACCATTTACCTGAATCGGGTTTACTTGGGTAATGGGGTCTATGGTTTTCAGGATGCGTCCAAGCTCTATTTTAATAAAGATGCTTCGCAGCTAGACCTCTCTGAAGCTGCTACCCTAGCGGGGATTTTGCCCGCACCGAATGCGATCAATCCCTTCAAAAATAAGAAATTAGCGATCGAATATCGCGATCGCGTTCTCAATCGTATGGCAGAACTGGGTTTGGTCAAAGAAGAAGAAGCCGAGCGCGCCAGGCGATCGCTTCTGCGTTTAAACGAAGAAGCTAAGAGTAAAGTACAGGGTACGGTTGCCCCATACTATTACAGTTACGTTTTCGACGAGCTACAGGAGGTATTGGGAGACAACCTGGCAAAAGAGGGCAACCTGATTGTCGAGACTAATCTGGATTTGAATATGCAGAAAGCTTCTGATGCAGCATTACGTCGCGCTGTTGCCGATAAGGGTAAAACCTTTGATTTCAGTCAGGGGGCGATCGTCACGCTTGATGTCAGCAATGGCACCATCCTGGCGATGACGGGTGGGGTAGATTTCCAAAAAAGCCAATTTAATCGGGCAACCCAAGCGCAAAGGCAGCCCGGATCGACTTTTAAACTATTTAGCTATGCCGCCGCGCTCGATCGGGGTATCTCTCCGTTTACAACTTTTTCCTGCGCTCCCCTTAGTGGCGTAGCTGGTTGCCACAATGGCGGCAGTGGGGACATAGATATGTATCGTGGTTTTGCACTTTCTGAGAACGTGGTGGCAGTGCGCGTCGCCCAAGCTGCAGGCTTAAGTAACGTCGTGCGGACAGCTCGGCGGTTTGGCATCACCACCCCCTTACAGGAGTCTACCAACCTGGTTTTAGGTGGCTATGAGGTAACCATGCTGGAGATGGTGGGAGCTTACGGTACGATTGCCAACTCTGGGGTGTACGTTCACCCCCATGCAATTAGGCGCGTTCTGGATGGACGCGATTGTCAAAATCCCAAGGATGTTCGCACCTGTCGCGTTATTTTTGATGACAGGCGAGACCTACAACCGCGTCGAGTTGTAGAAACTAGCCTTGCCAATACAATGACGGATCTGATGCGCGGCACAGTGGAATATGGTACGGGTAGGGCTGCCGCAATTCCGCAGGCGACAGTTGTAGGTAAAACTGGTACCACTGACGCTAGTCGGGATCTATGGTTCATTGGTTTCTTGCCGCAAAGAAGCTTACTAACGGCAGTTTGGCTTGGCAATGATGAGGGCACAACAGGTGGCAGTAGCGGTCTTGCTGCCGAGGTGTGGGGTGCTTATATGCGCAAAGTCGTGCAGTAG
- a CDS encoding CorA family divalent cation transporter, whose translation MSNTVPDNQGLICGFLLNAQAPVEHFLWDAVSQACINESTIWLHFNLVDARARKWIAQCDRIPESAREVLLSDDARISLEIVDDGIVGVLGDLHYEFSDDPDELGLLRVYFDNQIIITGRTHPLKIIDRLRRELMGGECIETPMRLLVYLLERSAEAFDDVSFFLNDKVDNIEDRILKEWVQDKGGELGRVRRLLVRLRRHVSAERNALFYISTRMPIWCSETELLLLQQAIERLDSVAQDLGVIQERGRLLHEEISSQLERATNRNLYVLSMVTIVFLPLTLITGIFGMNVGGLPWVEDKFGFTWTMANMAITTAVTLYILRQRQFF comes from the coding sequence ATGTCGAACACCGTACCGGACAATCAAGGATTGATATGCGGATTCCTTCTGAACGCACAAGCGCCGGTGGAGCATTTCCTATGGGATGCAGTATCCCAAGCATGTATTAATGAGTCCACCATCTGGCTTCATTTCAATCTTGTAGATGCCCGTGCGAGAAAATGGATCGCTCAATGCGATCGCATCCCAGAATCCGCAAGAGAGGTACTGCTCTCCGACGACGCTCGCATCAGTTTAGAGATCGTAGACGATGGCATCGTTGGAGTCTTAGGCGATCTTCACTATGAGTTCTCAGACGATCCAGACGAACTCGGCTTGTTGCGGGTTTACTTTGACAATCAGATTATCATTACAGGGCGCACCCACCCTCTCAAAATAATCGATCGATTGCGTCGAGAGTTGATGGGTGGAGAGTGTATTGAAACTCCCATGCGACTTTTAGTTTACCTTTTGGAACGTTCGGCTGAGGCATTTGATGATGTCTCATTTTTCTTAAATGATAAAGTCGATAATATCGAAGATCGTATTTTGAAGGAGTGGGTACAGGATAAAGGTGGAGAACTCGGACGCGTGCGTCGTCTCCTGGTTCGCCTGCGCCGACATGTCAGTGCAGAGCGCAACGCCCTGTTTTATATCAGCACGCGCATGCCAATTTGGTGCAGTGAAACCGAGCTTTTATTATTACAGCAAGCGATCGAGCGGTTGGATTCCGTGGCTCAAGACTTGGGCGTTATTCAAGAGCGCGGTAGATTATTGCACGAAGAGATTTCCAGTCAACTAGAAAGAGCGACCAACCGCAACCTCTACGTTCTGTCTATGGTGACAATTGTATTTCTTCCGCTCACTCTAATCACAGGTATTTTTGGGATGAATGTAGGAGGACTGCCTTGGGTTGAGGATAAATTTGGCTTTACCTGGACGATGGCGAACATGGCAATTACTACTGCTGTCACGTTATACATTCTGCGGCAACGACAATTTTTCTGA
- a CDS encoding tRNA dihydrouridine synthase: MSLTDRLPTAIQPELALTALAPMQDVTDLTFMQAIAHYGSPDYFFTEYFRVYVGSRLEKHILRSITENNTNRPIFAQLIGESIPDLVRAAQELSQYAIAGIDLNMGCPAPRIYRKNVGGGLLRDPDKVDRILGELRSAIPGLFTVKMRIGFEDTANFDRILTLIDRHNIDLLSLHGRTVKQMYRGDVHYDRIAHAVEWLNCPVLANGNVSSAMSAATILAKTGAAGVMIGRAAIRNPWIFQQIRQHLNGQPVAIVTLADVRDYIDRLYEMVKTQTDYERSRVNNMKKYLNFIGQGVDAAGAFLSEMRLTRSEAELFDVCDRYLLSNPEREFALEPYPGLVARPSCESEKLSLPQNV; encoded by the coding sequence ATGTCACTTACCGATCGCCTGCCAACCGCCATCCAACCAGAATTAGCCCTCACAGCTTTAGCTCCGATGCAGGACGTTACGGATCTGACCTTCATGCAAGCGATCGCGCACTATGGCAGTCCCGATTATTTCTTTACGGAATACTTTCGCGTCTATGTGGGGTCGCGCCTCGAAAAGCATATCCTGCGCTCTATTACGGAAAACAACACCAATCGCCCTATCTTCGCGCAGTTGATTGGCGAGAGCATTCCCGATCTGGTGCGTGCCGCGCAAGAGTTGAGTCAATATGCGATCGCGGGCATCGACCTGAACATGGGTTGCCCTGCCCCCAGGATCTATCGCAAGAATGTTGGTGGTGGCCTGCTGCGCGATCCCGACAAGGTAGATCGGATTCTGGGCGAGTTGCGCTCTGCTATCCCTGGTTTATTCACGGTAAAAATGCGAATTGGATTTGAGGACACTGCCAATTTCGATCGCATCCTTACTCTTATCGACAGACACAATATCGATCTGCTCAGCCTGCACGGGCGCACGGTGAAACAAATGTATCGAGGTGACGTGCATTACGATCGCATTGCCCATGCAGTCGAATGGTTAAATTGTCCGGTCTTGGCTAACGGCAACGTCTCGTCGGCAATGTCAGCAGCGACGATTTTAGCGAAGACAGGTGCAGCCGGTGTAATGATCGGTCGAGCCGCCATTCGCAATCCCTGGATTTTTCAGCAAATCCGCCAGCATTTAAACGGTCAACCCGTTGCGATCGTAACTTTAGCCGATGTGCGCGACTACATCGATCGCCTGTACGAAATGGTGAAAACCCAAACGGACTACGAGCGATCGCGCGTCAACAACATGAAGAAATACCTCAACTTCATCGGTCAGGGAGTAGATGCCGCCGGGGCTTTCCTCAGCGAAATGCGTCTTACTCGTAGCGAAGCCGAGTTGTTTGATGTATGCGATCGTTATTTGCTAAGCAATCCCGAGAGAGAATTTGCCCTAGAACCTTACCCAGGCTTAGTAGCACGCCCTAGTTGCGAGTCAGAAAAATTGTCGTTGCCGCAGAATGTATAA
- a CDS encoding cupin domain-containing protein, whose protein sequence is MNIFDLPPIAPPQELYETLVSSHDILIERIISKGHTTPVGEWYDQEQDEWVLLLQGEAVLAYADGSLSIVKKGDFVFIPARTQHRVEFTSTEPPCIWLAVHGKMQNDPVDAVNLELEDSADRAVTEESS, encoded by the coding sequence ATGAATATCTTTGATTTACCGCCTATTGCACCACCGCAGGAGTTGTATGAGACTCTTGTGTCCAGTCATGACATCTTAATCGAACGAATTATTTCTAAAGGACATACTACGCCTGTGGGGGAATGGTACGACCAGGAACAGGACGAATGGGTGTTGCTATTGCAAGGTGAAGCAGTACTTGCATATGCTGATGGTTCCCTTTCGATCGTTAAGAAAGGGGATTTTGTATTTATTCCTGCCCGCACACAACACCGCGTCGAGTTCACCAGCACGGAGCCACCTTGTATCTGGCTGGCCGTACACGGCAAAATGCAGAACGATCCAGTCGATGCAGTAAATCTAGAATTAGAAGATAGTGCCGATCGAGCGGTAACCGAGGAGTCATCTTGA
- a CDS encoding class I SAM-dependent methyltransferase: MQRIPEPEVMDSPAEAIAYDAMDFTEVNTAFAQSAIALGPNQGLVLDAGTGTARIPIAICQMQQTLGSRWQIIGIDLATSMLELGAQNIQQAGLSAQIQLERVDAKQMPYPDAYFDMVISNSIAHHLSDPLPFFRELQRVLKPNGGIFLRDLTRPDNPETLHALVNSIGAEYDPEQKRLFRDSLQAAFTVAEIEAIATAAGISGVKIYQSSDRHWTMERAYL; encoded by the coding sequence ATGCAACGCATACCAGAACCTGAGGTAATGGATTCGCCCGCAGAGGCGATCGCCTACGATGCTATGGACTTTACCGAGGTAAATACTGCATTTGCCCAAAGCGCGATCGCATTGGGGCCAAACCAAGGATTAGTCCTGGATGCAGGTACTGGAACTGCTCGCATTCCGATCGCCATCTGCCAGATGCAACAAACACTGGGATCTCGATGGCAAATTATTGGCATCGATCTAGCAACCAGTATGTTGGAGTTGGGCGCGCAAAATATTCAGCAGGCTGGCCTGTCCGCCCAAATCCAGCTAGAGCGCGTCGATGCCAAGCAAATGCCCTATCCTGATGCCTACTTTGATATGGTCATTTCCAATAGTATCGCGCACCATTTGAGCGACCCGCTGCCATTTTTTCGAGAGCTACAAAGGGTACTTAAGCCCAACGGCGGTATATTCCTGCGCGACCTTACCCGCCCTGACAATCCTGAGACGCTTCATGCACTGGTTAATAGCATTGGCGCTGAGTACGATCCAGAACAAAAAAGATTGTTCCGCGATTCTTTGCAAGCGGCGTTTACAGTAGCTGAAATTGAGGCGATCGCCACTGCTGCTGGAATAAGCGGTGTCAAAATCTACCAGTCTTCCGATCGTCACTGGACGATGGAGAGAGCGTATTTATAG
- a CDS encoding sugar kinase codes for MLKHGLFVGLITLDTIYLAPSPPTHNQKMVATDFTVAAGGPATNAAVTFGHLGNKATLLGALGCHPITSLIRADLQVYGTEIDDLTPDRSESPPVSSIVVTEATGDRAVISINASRNQPAPAQIPAKVWSQLKYVDIVLVDGHQMPVSIAIARRAKAMGIPVVLDGGSWKPNLEELLPLVDYAICSSNFYSPHCDRGDRVFTYLANLGILHIAVTNGAKPIQYRTHDRVGEIAVPQVKTVDTLGAGDILHGAFCDHIMRLDFVNALSAAASVAASSCQFFGTRRWTIG; via the coding sequence ATGCTCAAACATGGTCTTTTTGTCGGCTTAATTACGTTGGATACCATCTATCTCGCCCCATCTCCTCCAACCCACAATCAGAAGATGGTTGCCACTGACTTTACGGTGGCAGCGGGAGGCCCTGCCACCAACGCTGCCGTGACATTTGGGCATTTGGGCAATAAAGCCACATTGCTAGGAGCGTTGGGCTGTCACCCCATTACTAGCTTGATAAGAGCCGATTTACAGGTCTATGGAACAGAAATTGACGACTTAACTCCCGATCGCTCTGAATCTCCACCCGTATCTTCCATCGTAGTGACCGAAGCAACAGGCGATCGCGCCGTGATTTCGATTAATGCTAGCCGCAACCAGCCAGCACCCGCACAGATTCCGGCCAAAGTTTGGTCACAGTTGAAGTACGTCGATATCGTGCTGGTAGATGGGCACCAAATGCCTGTAAGTATCGCGATCGCCAGACGCGCAAAGGCAATGGGTATTCCAGTCGTACTGGATGGTGGTAGCTGGAAGCCCAATTTAGAAGAGTTGTTGCCACTGGTCGATTATGCGATTTGTTCTAGTAATTTCTACTCACCACATTGCGATCGCGGAGATCGAGTGTTTACTTATTTAGCCAACCTGGGCATTCTCCATATAGCTGTTACAAATGGAGCTAAGCCTATTCAATATCGAACGCACGATCGGGTGGGGGAAATTGCCGTACCGCAGGTTAAAACGGTTGACACGCTGGGGGCTGGGGATATCTTACATGGTGCTTTCTGCGATCATATTATGCGATTGGATTTTGTAAATGCACTCAGTGCTGCGGCAAGTGTTGCCGCCAGCTCTTGCCAGTTCTTCGGCACGCGGCGCTGGACAATTGGCTAA
- a CDS encoding IS5 family transposase has protein sequence MTRLAYDTDLTDAQWEILKPLIPEAKPGGRPRTLDMREVLNAIFYLLANGIKWRAMPHDLPNWQSVYSYFRAWEADSTWERLNSVLRIQLRVAAGRNAQPSAGSVDSQSVKTASGGEEIGFDGGKKVKGRKRTILVDTMGLLLGVCVHSAGRSDHAGMILIATFWAWLWQCLQVIWIDSTFAGKEFMAKIAQQFGWKLEHLKRTDEESGFQVIPKRWVVERTYSWFGHYRRLSKDYEFLPTTSEMMLFAAMVHLMVRRLEPKTHTD, from the coding sequence ATGACACGACTAGCATACGACACTGACCTCACCGATGCCCAGTGGGAAATTCTCAAACCCCTGATTCCTGAAGCTAAACCCGGCGGACGGCCTCGTACACTCGACATGCGAGAAGTCCTCAATGCCATTTTTTACCTGCTGGCCAATGGGATTAAATGGCGAGCGATGCCCCACGACTTACCCAACTGGCAAAGCGTTTACAGCTATTTTCGGGCTTGGGAAGCCGACAGCACCTGGGAGAGACTCAACAGCGTTTTACGCATCCAGCTCCGAGTGGCAGCGGGACGCAACGCTCAGCCGAGTGCAGGCAGTGTAGACAGTCAATCGGTCAAAACAGCCAGTGGGGGTGAGGAAATCGGATTTGATGGCGGCAAGAAGGTCAAAGGACGCAAACGCACTATCTTGGTCGATACGATGGGACTGCTGCTGGGGGTCTGTGTGCATAGTGCGGGACGTTCTGACCATGCCGGGATGATTTTAATCGCCACGTTTTGGGCTTGGTTGTGGCAATGCCTGCAAGTGATTTGGATAGACAGCACCTTTGCTGGCAAGGAATTTATGGCGAAGATTGCACAACAGTTTGGTTGGAAGTTAGAACATCTTAAGCGAACCGATGAGGAGTCTGGTTTTCAGGTCATTCCTAAGCGTTGGGTGGTGGAGCGGACTTACTCTTGGTTTGGACATTATCGGCGCTTAAGTAAAGACTATGAATTTTTGCCCACCACTAGCGAAATGATGCTGTTTGCAGCTATGGTACATTTGATGGTGCGCCGATTAGAGCCTAAAACTCATACTGATTAG
- a CDS encoding VOC family protein, translated as MQLKRLGHVAVCVKDIPTSVQFYQNLGMELAWQDSDWAYLKAGEDGLALLGPGYSQAGAHFGFIFSDRAELEAHHARLTEKGFKVGKIHEHRDGTASFYSKDPDRNTFEFLYEPPGGVGD; from the coding sequence ATGCAGCTAAAGCGTTTGGGGCATGTAGCAGTTTGCGTTAAAGATATTCCAACTTCCGTGCAGTTCTATCAGAATCTGGGGATGGAGCTAGCATGGCAAGATAGCGATTGGGCTTATCTAAAGGCGGGAGAAGATGGCTTAGCCTTGCTCGGCCCTGGCTATAGTCAAGCGGGGGCGCACTTTGGCTTTATCTTTAGCGATCGCGCCGAACTGGAAGCTCACCACGCGCGTTTAACCGAGAAAGGATTTAAAGTTGGCAAAATTCACGAACATCGCGACGGTACCGCCTCGTTTTATAGTAAAGATCCAGATCGCAACACGTTTGAGTTTCTGTACGAGCCACCAGGAGGGGTTGGGGACTAG
- the accC gene encoding acetyl-CoA carboxylase biotin carboxylase subunit, giving the protein MAPINKLLIANRGEIALRVIRSCEELGIATVAVYSTVDRNSLHVQLADEAVCIGDAPSSKSYLNIPNIIAAALTRNATAIHPGYGFLSENARFAEICADHNLLFVGPSPAAIQSMGDKSTAKKTMQRAGVPTVPGSDGLIESEAHAVKIADKIGYPVMIKATAGGGGRGMRLVYQPDDLVKLLKAAQGEAEAAFANPGVYIEKFVEDPRHIEFQVLADGYGNVIHLGERDCSIQRRHQKLLEEAPSIALNPKLRSQMGDAAVRAAKAINYVGVGTVEFLLDKYGKFYFMEMNTRIQVEHPVTEMITGIDLIAEQLRVAQGERLKLTQKDVIMRGHAIECRINAEDPAHNFRPNPGRITAYLPPGGPGVRMDSHVYTDYEIPPYYDSLIGKLIVWAGDRPSAILRMQRALNEFAIAGIPTTIEFHQKILEDEDFQRGHVFTNYVQQLMAKNL; this is encoded by the coding sequence ATGGCTCCCATCAACAAGTTGCTGATTGCTAATCGAGGCGAGATCGCGCTTCGCGTAATTCGTTCCTGCGAGGAGTTAGGCATTGCTACCGTAGCAGTCTACTCAACCGTCGATCGCAACTCTTTGCACGTGCAACTAGCAGATGAAGCCGTTTGTATTGGCGATGCTCCCAGCAGCAAAAGCTATCTGAATATTCCCAACATTATTGCGGCGGCGCTCACGCGCAATGCTACTGCTATTCACCCTGGCTACGGCTTCCTCTCTGAAAATGCCCGCTTTGCCGAAATTTGTGCCGATCATAACCTGTTGTTTGTGGGGCCGAGTCCGGCAGCAATCCAGTCAATGGGCGATAAATCCACCGCCAAGAAAACCATGCAAAGAGCTGGCGTACCCACGGTGCCCGGTAGCGATGGGTTGATCGAATCGGAAGCACACGCCGTTAAAATTGCCGATAAAATTGGTTACCCCGTCATGATCAAAGCCACAGCAGGCGGCGGTGGTAGGGGGATGCGCCTGGTTTACCAACCAGACGATCTGGTGAAGTTACTCAAGGCTGCCCAGGGCGAAGCGGAAGCTGCCTTTGCCAATCCGGGCGTATATATTGAGAAATTCGTCGAAGATCCCCGCCACATTGAATTTCAGGTGCTGGCCGATGGCTATGGTAACGTGATTCACCTGGGCGAGCGCGATTGTTCCATTCAACGCCGCCACCAAAAACTCCTGGAGGAAGCTCCCAGCATAGCGCTAAATCCTAAGTTGCGATCGCAGATGGGTGATGCTGCCGTCCGTGCTGCCAAAGCCATCAATTACGTTGGGGTCGGCACCGTAGAGTTTTTACTCGACAAGTACGGTAAGTTTTATTTCATGGAGATGAATACCCGCATTCAAGTCGAGCACCCTGTCACTGAAATGATTACGGGTATCGATCTAATTGCGGAGCAATTACGAGTAGCCCAGGGTGAAAGACTCAAGCTCACCCAAAAAGATGTGATTATGCGGGGTCATGCGATCGAATGTCGCATTAATGCCGAAGATCCTGCCCATAATTTCCGTCCCAATCCCGGACGAATTACCGCTTACCTACCGCCAGGTGGCCCAGGCGTGCGCATGGATTCCCATGTCTACACCGACTACGAGATCCCTCCCTACTACGACTCGCTAATTGGCAAGTTAATCGTGTGGGCAGGCGATCGCCCCTCTGCAATCCTGCGCATGCAGCGCGCCTTGAATGAATTTGCGATCGCGGGCATCCCCACCACCATCGAATTTCACCAAAAAATCCTGGAGGACGAGGATTTCCAACGGGGTCACGTATTTACTAACTACGTACAGCAACTGATGGCGAAAAACCTCTAA
- a CDS encoding dCTP deaminase domain-containing protein has translation MLSDVDIKRELGTGILIYPFKESNLKGASYNLTASRLAWCIGNSNSQYNKKSIYNPSNDKIIIPARTTALIETYEAIWVSQNICGTYHSRVGQVSQGTGHIGTTLDPNYIGPSLIAVHNHSDEQVEITPETEPFVTLAFQYVCTKSSVEQHGNSAGRREILMKLGIQLTLDENTFLDEAYLSNKDLLKKRLEECEDYKLIKSNREEKASKNSLKNLYVLLALITGVLIIVDAVLTHYQGLKQLSWYDPVYFLVEKSIEATIVAWIAIFVSRLEKKNS, from the coding sequence ATGCTTAGTGATGTTGATATAAAACGAGAACTCGGGACGGGCATCCTAATCTATCCTTTTAAGGAAAGTAACCTTAAAGGAGCAAGTTACAACCTAACTGCTAGTAGATTAGCTTGGTGTATAGGTAACAGTAACAGTCAATATAACAAAAAGAGTATTTACAATCCGAGTAACGACAAAATAATTATCCCCGCAAGAACGACCGCTCTTATAGAAACTTATGAGGCTATTTGGGTGTCACAAAATATATGTGGGACATATCATTCACGGGTAGGTCAGGTTTCACAGGGTACAGGGCATATTGGGACTACTCTCGATCCTAACTATATTGGACCGTCCTTAATAGCTGTTCATAACCACAGCGATGAGCAGGTTGAGATTACTCCAGAAACAGAACCTTTTGTAACTCTAGCTTTTCAGTATGTTTGCACTAAATCTTCAGTAGAGCAGCATGGTAACTCTGCGGGGAGAAGAGAAATACTTATGAAATTAGGGATACAACTTACTCTCGATGAAAATACTTTTCTAGATGAAGCTTACCTTAGTAATAAAGACTTACTGAAAAAAAGGTTGGAAGAATGCGAAGACTACAAATTAATAAAGAGCAATCGAGAAGAGAAGGCTTCTAAAAATTCTTTGAAAAATTTGTACGTTTTGCTAGCTTTAATTACAGGTGTGCTGATAATTGTAGATGCAGTTTTAACTCACTATCAGGGGTTGAAACAACTATCCTGGTACGACCCTGTTTACTTTCTTGTAGAGAAATCCATAGAAGCTACTATAGTTGCGTGGATCGCAATATTTGTTTCAAGACTAGAAAAGAAGAATTCTTGA
- the dut gene encoding dUTP diphosphatase, with protein MRLKVLRLNEEAVIPKYEHVGDSGMDLVSTEELVIHPGESSLVHTGISIELPPGTEAQVRPRSGLALKHQITVLNTPGTVDEGFRGEVCVILINHGKTNFTVTKGMKIAQMVIVPVIRVELEEVGSLNDTSRGKGGFGSTGIVTQV; from the coding sequence ATGAGATTAAAAGTACTAAGGCTAAATGAGGAGGCAGTTATCCCTAAATATGAACATGTTGGGGATTCTGGAATGGACTTGGTCTCAACTGAAGAACTAGTGATTCATCCAGGTGAAAGTAGTCTTGTTCATACTGGTATTTCTATAGAACTACCACCGGGTACTGAGGCTCAGGTGCGCCCCAGAAGTGGCCTAGCTCTAAAGCATCAAATTACAGTTCTTAATACACCAGGAACAGTGGATGAGGGATTTAGAGGTGAAGTTTGTGTAATTCTGATTAATCATGGCAAAACTAACTTCACAGTTACCAAGGGTATGAAAATTGCCCAAATGGTAATCGTGCCTGTAATTCGTGTGGAACTAGAAGAAGTTGGTAGCTTAAACGATACCTCTAGAGGAAAAGGGGGGTTTGGTTCTACGGGAATAGTTACCCAAGTTTAG